From the genome of Verrucomicrobiia bacterium, one region includes:
- a CDS encoding acetylxylan esterase: MGALAILCLLSLIGLKWYLDATYFRGYHPGAPLRVEVTEEKLEADYRWTKFYYRGFRDDRVPALMVAPKAAPSPLPCVVFVHGIGNDKEFMHRHGLDQPFVNAGFAFVCFDQLMRGERKINHQSSLAQAEAFRVRAAYTVGDIRRLIDYLSMRPDIATNRIYLCGASYGAITGSTATAFDSRIRAATLVYGGGNLWRLLSAEAADELGKWRLPAYLVGWYFGSVFDPARYVGRIAPRPVLLQNGKADTVVSPAAARALQEAAREPKQIIWYEGDHLGKTSDLDQELVVRVIADSLKFLQAEDAKNQPNVAGLSHQ, from the coding sequence TTGGGCGCGCTGGCGATCTTGTGCCTGCTGTCACTGATCGGTTTGAAATGGTATCTGGACGCAACTTATTTCCGCGGTTACCACCCTGGCGCGCCGTTGCGTGTGGAAGTGACGGAGGAAAAGCTGGAGGCCGATTATCGCTGGACCAAGTTCTACTATCGCGGCTTCCGCGATGATCGCGTGCCCGCACTGATGGTTGCGCCCAAGGCGGCCCCGTCGCCGCTCCCGTGCGTGGTGTTCGTACACGGTATCGGCAACGACAAGGAATTCATGCACCGGCACGGACTGGATCAGCCATTCGTCAACGCCGGCTTCGCCTTCGTCTGCTTTGATCAACTCATGCGCGGCGAGCGGAAGATCAACCACCAGTCCAGTCTGGCGCAGGCGGAAGCTTTTCGCGTACGCGCGGCTTACACCGTCGGCGACATCCGGCGCCTGATTGATTATCTGAGCATGCGCCCGGACATCGCCACCAATCGCATCTATCTCTGCGGCGCCAGTTACGGCGCCATCACCGGCAGCACCGCCACGGCCTTCGATTCACGCATCCGCGCGGCCACGCTGGTTTACGGCGGCGGCAACTTGTGGCGCTTGTTGTCGGCTGAAGCCGCCGATGAATTGGGAAAGTGGCGACTGCCGGCTTATCTGGTGGGTTGGTACTTCGGCAGCGTTTTTGATCCAGCCCGATACGTCGGCCGCATCGCGCCGCGCCCGGTCCTGCTGCAAAATGGCAAGGCGGACACCGTTGTGTCTCCGGCCGCCGCCCGCGCGCTGCAGGAAGCCGCGCGCGAACCGAAGCAGATCATCTGGTACGAAGGCGATCACCTGGGTAAAACCAGTGATTTGGACCAGGAACTCGTCGTGCGCGTGATCGCGGACTCGCTCAAATTTTTGCAGGCGGAAGATGCGAAAAACCAACCCAACGTCGCCGGGCTGAGCCACCAATGA
- a CDS encoding Gfo/Idh/MocA family oxidoreductase encodes MNTENTTSRREFIQKTATITAIGFAAPHLALGASPQPRRKPSPNSRIHVGLIGCGGMGRSNLKACAKHADVVVTAACDVQAPRRDAVVAEFKDTCKGYTDYREMLQQPDLDAVIIATPPHWHCLQAIDACAAGKDIYLQKPMTLHLGESLAVRNAVRRHDIISQVGTQIHASENYRRVVEYLRSGNLGAVGTVRTFHVMNQGPRGIGFAPRGPQPADIDWELWCGPGPLMPYNPLTVQGAGTHSSWMAYSGGWTPGMAPHIIDLPIWALDLGYPQEISSSGGRFVIHDDGDMYDHHEVLWRYPKMTMTWMTSLTNSYGFDFEGDPQPRRRLGIYFHGVNGTLFANYSTLNIVPEGDALKDKPTPAASIPPSPGHEREWLDCIKSRQQPSCSVFYHTRVDVPVVLSLLSLQLGRSIRFDPVREEIVGDSEAAKLAVPTYRRPWKFPKQYLA; translated from the coding sequence ATGAACACTGAAAACACCACCTCTCGTCGCGAGTTTATCCAGAAAACTGCGACCATTACCGCCATTGGATTCGCCGCGCCGCATCTGGCGCTCGGGGCCAGTCCGCAACCGCGCCGCAAACCGTCGCCAAACAGCCGCATCCACGTTGGATTGATCGGCTGTGGTGGCATGGGCCGTTCCAATCTCAAGGCGTGCGCCAAACACGCCGACGTGGTGGTCACGGCGGCTTGTGACGTGCAAGCGCCCCGGCGCGACGCGGTCGTCGCCGAGTTCAAGGATACTTGCAAAGGTTACACGGATTATCGGGAAATGTTGCAACAACCCGACCTGGACGCAGTCATCATCGCCACGCCGCCGCACTGGCATTGCCTGCAAGCCATTGATGCGTGCGCGGCGGGCAAGGACATTTATCTGCAAAAACCCATGACGCTGCATCTGGGCGAGAGTCTGGCGGTGCGCAACGCGGTGCGGCGACACGACATCATTTCGCAGGTCGGCACGCAAATTCATGCCTCGGAGAATTATCGGCGCGTGGTGGAATATCTGCGCAGCGGCAACCTGGGCGCGGTCGGAACCGTGCGCACTTTTCACGTGATGAACCAAGGCCCGCGCGGAATTGGCTTTGCGCCCCGGGGGCCGCAACCCGCGGATATTGATTGGGAATTGTGGTGCGGCCCCGGACCGCTGATGCCCTACAATCCCTTGACCGTTCAGGGCGCGGGCACCCATTCGTCCTGGATGGCTTACAGCGGCGGATGGACGCCCGGCATGGCGCCGCACATTATTGATCTGCCCATCTGGGCGCTGGATTTGGGTTATCCGCAAGAGATCAGTTCTTCCGGCGGACGCTTCGTCATCCATGACGATGGCGACATGTACGACCATCACGAAGTCCTGTGGCGCTACCCCAAAATGACGATGACCTGGATGACGTCGCTGACCAACAGTTACGGATTCGACTTCGAGGGCGATCCCCAACCCCGGCGCCGGCTCGGCATTTATTTTCATGGCGTGAACGGAACGCTCTTTGCGAACTACAGCACACTCAACATCGTCCCCGAAGGCGACGCCCTGAAAGACAAGCCCACTCCGGCCGCTTCAATTCCCCCCTCGCCGGGACACGAGCGCGAGTGGTTGGATTGCATCAAATCCCGCCAGCAACCGAGTTGCAGCGTGTTTTATCACACCCGCGTGGACGTGCCGGTGGTGCTGAGTCTGCTTTCACTCCAACTGGGCCGCTCGATCCGCTTCGATCCGGTGCGGGAGGAAATCGTGGGCGACTCTGAAGCGGCCAAGCTGGCCGTGCCGACCTATCGCCGTCCGTGGAAGTTCCCGAAACAATATCTCGCTTGA
- a CDS encoding PmoA family protein, with protein sequence MMSRTLPSIFGWFMASLLALPAAVSVNDPGGALGAAHAPTTAIVKLNRTQHRAALEGRLQLRELSATANVAEPAISVQLLDPSGPRNEAQICWLMPPGASGERQFELQTSRQRPDDELLAQLDAVSGQYDITDAGKPVLRYVYTTIEPGAVLEQVTPGNRKYARARSDYIHPLFGFDGEPLTLDWPIDHPHHRGIYWAWPEVDWRGQRGDLHALQSVFARPTGQCRVSSGLVFAQIEAENIWKWEDQDAIVRERAIIRAYRATGAQRLIDLEFQFTALTEPVQLARRDTDKYGGLNLRFSKVLDQAIAFHTDSSNSLPRMAWAELNGRFVQAGRTTSLVVFQHNGNPDYPGDWVKFPEINWFQPTFPASGTRYELRPGKPLRLRFRLWLHQGPPTDEQQSVAQWRAYHAPAAPGFAGSR encoded by the coding sequence ATGATGAGTCGAACTCTCCCAAGCATTTTCGGCTGGTTTATGGCCTCGCTGCTGGCGTTACCAGCCGCCGTGAGCGTTAACGATCCAGGTGGCGCGCTTGGCGCTGCGCACGCGCCCACGACCGCAATCGTTAAGCTAAATCGCACCCAGCACCGCGCCGCACTGGAGGGAAGACTGCAATTACGCGAGTTGTCAGCAACGGCAAATGTGGCGGAACCGGCGATTTCAGTACAATTATTGGATCCATCGGGGCCGCGCAACGAAGCGCAAATCTGTTGGCTCATGCCACCGGGCGCGAGCGGCGAACGACAGTTTGAATTGCAAACCAGCCGACAACGCCCGGACGACGAGTTGTTGGCGCAACTGGATGCAGTGAGCGGTCAATACGACATTACCGACGCTGGTAAACCAGTGTTGCGGTATGTCTATACGACGATCGAGCCGGGTGCGGTGCTGGAACAGGTGACGCCCGGCAACCGCAAGTATGCCCGCGCCCGAAGTGATTACATTCATCCGCTGTTCGGTTTTGACGGCGAACCGCTCACGTTGGACTGGCCGATTGATCACCCTCATCACCGCGGCATCTATTGGGCGTGGCCGGAAGTGGACTGGCGCGGCCAACGCGGCGACCTGCACGCGCTGCAATCCGTCTTTGCCCGGCCAACGGGCCAATGCCGCGTCAGCAGTGGTCTCGTCTTCGCGCAGATTGAAGCCGAGAACATCTGGAAATGGGAAGATCAGGACGCCATCGTCCGTGAACGCGCCATCATCCGCGCCTATCGAGCGACTGGAGCGCAGCGTTTAATTGATCTGGAATTTCAATTCACGGCGCTGACCGAACCCGTTCAGCTTGCGCGGCGCGACACCGACAAATATGGCGGGTTGAACCTGCGTTTCAGCAAAGTGCTGGATCAAGCAATTGCTTTCCACACCGATTCCAGCAACTCACTGCCGCGCATGGCATGGGCGGAGTTGAACGGCCGGTTTGTTCAAGCAGGCCGAACGACCAGCCTGGTGGTGTTCCAGCACAACGGCAATCCGGATTATCCCGGCGATTGGGTTAAATTCCCTGAGATCAATTGGTTTCAACCGACCTTTCCCGCCAGCGGCACCCGCTACGAGTTGCGACCCGGAAAACCGCTGCGGTTGCGGTTCCGCCTCTGGCTGCACCAGGGACCACCGACCGATGAACAGCAATCGGTCGCGCAGTGGCGGGCGTATCATGCTCCGGCGGCGCCAGGATTCGCCGGTTCGCGTTAA
- the nuoB gene encoding NADH-quinone oxidoreductase subunit NuoB — translation MPQTTDFGYDSRIEGDVIHTRVDAVINWFRKNSLWPMPMGLACCAIELMATGASRFDIARFGAEVMRFSPRQSDVMIVAGTVTYKMAMSVKRIYDQMAEPKWVIAMGACASTGGMYRSYSVLQGVDHILPVDVYVAGCPPRPEALLDALIKLQNKVQREPFLATLKKPGPALPKV, via the coding sequence ATGCCTCAAACCACCGATTTTGGATACGACTCACGTATTGAGGGTGATGTCATTCACACCCGCGTGGACGCCGTTATCAACTGGTTTCGGAAAAATTCCCTCTGGCCCATGCCGATGGGGCTGGCTTGCTGTGCGATTGAGTTGATGGCCACCGGTGCGAGTCGCTTTGATATTGCGCGCTTTGGGGCGGAAGTCATGCGGTTTTCTCCCCGTCAATCCGACGTGATGATCGTGGCGGGGACCGTTACCTACAAGATGGCCATGTCGGTGAAACGCATTTACGACCAAATGGCCGAGCCCAAGTGGGTCATCGCCATGGGGGCGTGCGCGTCCACTGGCGGCATGTATCGCAGTTACTCAGTGTTGCAGGGGGTGGACCATATTTTGCCGGTGGATGTTTATGTGGCGGGCTGTCCGCCGCGACCGGAAGCGTTGCTGGACGCGCTGATAAAGCTCCAAAACAAGGTGCAGCGGGAACCGTTT